A genomic region of Chryseobacterium sp. KACC 21268 contains the following coding sequences:
- a CDS encoding alpha/beta hydrolase, translating to MKKLIIASAFLLGLSTINAQKSIPLYKGKAPGTENWTQKEAQQFNELFKTEVVFNVAQPSMLLFEADKSKANGTVIVIAPGGGFQSLSINREGIDVAKKLAENGITAVVLKYRLLETKSNDPAKEMMENIKDRKAFDANTAPIKVMAGEDIKTAISYIRTHAKELNINPYKLGVIGFSAGASVILESVLHSKDASTLPNFAASIYGGPSQEILDTEIPKASLPMFICAASDDQLKLAPKSVLLYSKWLEAGQPTELHIYEKGGHGFGMGKQNLPVDKWSDVYLDWLKFHKFL from the coding sequence ATGAAAAAATTAATCATAGCAAGTGCATTCCTTTTAGGATTAAGCACCATCAACGCTCAAAAATCAATTCCATTATACAAAGGAAAAGCGCCGGGAACAGAAAACTGGACGCAGAAAGAAGCACAGCAATTCAATGAATTGTTCAAAACCGAAGTCGTTTTCAACGTCGCACAACCTTCAATGTTATTGTTCGAAGCCGATAAATCAAAAGCCAACGGAACAGTAATTGTCATTGCTCCGGGTGGAGGCTTCCAAAGTTTATCCATCAACCGGGAAGGAATTGATGTCGCCAAAAAATTAGCAGAAAACGGAATCACAGCAGTCGTTTTAAAATACAGATTATTGGAAACAAAATCCAACGACCCGGCCAAAGAAATGATGGAAAACATCAAAGACCGAAAAGCTTTTGATGCAAATACAGCTCCTATCAAGGTAATGGCAGGCGAGGACATCAAAACTGCAATTTCCTACATCAGAACCCACGCAAAAGAACTGAACATCAATCCTTATAAATTGGGCGTTATCGGATTTTCTGCAGGTGCAAGTGTCATTTTGGAAAGCGTTCTTCACAGCAAAGATGCTTCAACGTTACCCAACTTCGCAGCTTCTATTTACGGCGGACCAAGTCAGGAGATTTTAGATACTGAAATTCCAAAAGCATCTCTTCCAATGTTCATTTGTGCTGCAAGTGATGACCAGTTGAAACTGGCTCCAAAATCAGTTTTGCTGTACAGTAAATGGCTCGAAGCAGGACAACCCACCGAACTTCACATCTACGAAAAAGGCGGTCACGGCTTCGGAATGGGAAAACAGAATCTTCCTGTTGACAAATGGTCTGATGTGTATTTAGACTGGCTGAAATTCCACAAGTTTTTATAA
- a CDS encoding asparaginase, whose product MNRKVLLIYTGGTIGMEKDYETGSLVPFDFSTIFKRIPEMNLLECEVSVHPFENPVDSSDMGPQEWRMIADWIYKNYDNFDGFLILHGTDTMSYTASALSFMLKNLGKPVILTGSQLPIGDLRTDAKENLLTSLYYASLYENDEAVIKEVAVYFEYKLLRGNRSLKYSAEFFDAYQSPNYPILGQSGVHLNVDKNVLWKPKGQFELDNYLNENILFCRIFPGMNFESLLEIKTAEAIILQVFGSGTIFNNEKTQNVLQELRNRGVEVVVISQCISGGISFGKYSNSNIFTKIGAISGKDMTAESAITKAMHILNNPKYDRSFSELFIENISGEITEEF is encoded by the coding sequence ATGAATAGAAAAGTACTTCTCATCTACACCGGCGGCACCATTGGAATGGAAAAAGATTACGAAACGGGAAGTCTGGTTCCGTTTGATTTCTCCACGATCTTCAAAAGGATTCCGGAGATGAATCTTCTGGAATGTGAGGTTTCCGTCCATCCGTTCGAGAATCCCGTAGATTCATCCGATATGGGTCCGCAGGAATGGCGGATGATTGCAGACTGGATCTACAAGAACTACGACAATTTTGATGGCTTTCTGATTCTCCACGGGACGGATACGATGTCGTACACGGCCTCCGCCCTTAGTTTTATGTTGAAGAATCTTGGGAAACCAGTGATTCTTACAGGTTCACAATTACCAATTGGAGACTTGCGTACCGATGCGAAAGAAAATCTTTTGACAAGTCTGTATTACGCCAGCCTATATGAAAATGACGAAGCGGTCATCAAAGAAGTGGCAGTCTATTTCGAATATAAACTCTTGCGCGGAAACCGAAGTCTGAAATATTCAGCGGAGTTCTTCGATGCTTACCAAAGTCCAAATTACCCGATCCTTGGGCAATCTGGCGTCCATCTGAATGTCGATAAGAATGTGCTTTGGAAACCTAAAGGTCAATTCGAACTCGATAATTATCTCAATGAGAATATTTTGTTTTGTAGGATTTTCCCTGGGATGAACTTCGAATCGTTATTGGAAATCAAAACAGCCGAAGCGATCATTTTGCAGGTTTTTGGTTCCGGAACGATCTTTAACAATGAGAAAACGCAGAATGTTTTGCAGGAACTTAGGAATAGAGGCGTTGAGGTTGTCGTTATCAGTCAATGTATTTCAGGTGGCATTAGTTTCGGGAAATATAGCAACAGCAATATCTTTACGAAGATTGGCGCCATTAGTGGAAAAGATATGACCGCGGAGTCTGCCATTACCAAAGCAATGCATATTTTGAACAATCCAAAGTACGATAGAAGCTTCTCAGAACTATTCATTGAAAATATTTCGGGAGAAATCACAGAAGAATTTTAA
- a CDS encoding glycoside hydrolase family 3 N-terminal domain-containing protein, translating to MKRTVLNVAALFLGITAFAQNIQTVTNSKGPVLGYSADSGVKILTVAGNKFKDLNKNGKLDKYEDWRLPVDERAKDLASKMSVEQIAGLMLYSGHQSVPAPAEGFRAGKYNGMFYKESGAKAFDLTDQQKKFLKDDNLRHVLVTTVESPEIAAKWSNNIQAYIEGLGLGIPANNSTDPRHSATVTAEFNEGAGGQISLWPDGLAMGATFDPELVKKFGNIAAQEYRALGISTALSPQIDLGTEPRWYRIAYVFSESPELTADLGRGYIDGFQTTIGSKNGWGNKSVNAMVKHWPGGGPEEGGRDGHWAMGKYAVYPGNNFQNHVKPFTEGAFKLNGGTKEASAVMPYYTISFNQDTKNGENVGNGYSKYLITDLLRGKYKYDGVVCTDWLITADEPKSPGGFAGKPWGAEKLSIAERHYKVLEAGVDQFGGNNDKAPVLEAYQMGVKEHGEKAYRAKFEQSAVRLLRNFFRTGLFENPYVNTEETKKIVGNPEFMKAGYEAQVKSIVMLKNKASILPIKERKTAYIPKRYSPATFNWWGIYTGPSLEYPIDIEKVKQHFNVTDDPAKADFALVFVKSPHSEEGGYSDVDAKEGGNGYVPISLQYQTYTATEAREKSIAAGDPVVAPTVHDRTFKNKTSTATNFTDLLAIENAYKAMNGKPVIVSITASKPMIFNEFEKHADAILMNFNVSNQAVVDIVTGKYEPSGLLPLQMPANMATVEKQKEDVPYDMETHKDSEGHHYDFGYGMNWSGVIKDARTLKYHKQ from the coding sequence ATGAAAAGAACAGTTTTAAATGTTGCCGCATTATTTTTAGGAATAACAGCGTTTGCACAAAACATTCAGACCGTTACCAACTCCAAAGGTCCGGTTTTGGGATATTCTGCAGATTCAGGCGTGAAAATCCTGACGGTTGCAGGAAATAAATTTAAAGATTTAAACAAAAACGGAAAGCTTGACAAATATGAAGACTGGAGACTTCCGGTGGACGAAAGAGCCAAAGATTTAGCTTCAAAAATGTCGGTTGAACAGATTGCAGGATTGATGCTATACAGCGGTCACCAATCTGTTCCGGCTCCTGCAGAAGGCTTCAGAGCAGGAAAATACAACGGAATGTTCTACAAAGAAAGTGGCGCCAAAGCTTTTGACTTAACTGACCAGCAGAAGAAATTTTTAAAAGACGATAATCTTCGTCACGTCTTGGTAACGACAGTAGAATCTCCGGAAATCGCAGCAAAATGGAGCAATAATATTCAGGCATACATCGAAGGTTTAGGATTGGGAATTCCTGCCAACAACAGTACAGACCCGAGACATTCGGCAACGGTAACGGCAGAATTCAATGAAGGAGCTGGAGGACAAATCTCTCTTTGGCCAGATGGTTTGGCAATGGGCGCAACATTCGACCCGGAATTGGTGAAGAAATTCGGAAATATCGCTGCTCAGGAATACAGAGCCTTGGGAATTTCAACCGCTTTATCTCCTCAAATCGATTTGGGAACAGAACCTCGCTGGTACAGAATAGCTTACGTTTTCAGCGAAAGTCCAGAGTTGACCGCAGATTTGGGAAGAGGTTACATCGACGGTTTCCAGACAACTATCGGTAGTAAAAACGGTTGGGGGAACAAAAGTGTGAATGCAATGGTCAAACATTGGCCGGGCGGCGGACCTGAGGAAGGCGGTCGCGACGGTCACTGGGCAATGGGAAAATACGCAGTTTATCCGGGAAATAATTTCCAGAATCACGTAAAACCTTTTACTGAAGGTGCTTTTAAACTGAATGGCGGAACCAAAGAAGCTTCTGCGGTAATGCCTTATTACACGATTAGTTTCAATCAGGATACGAAAAACGGAGAAAACGTTGGAAACGGTTACAGCAAGTACTTAATCACCGATTTACTGCGTGGAAAATATAAATACGACGGCGTAGTCTGCACCGATTGGCTCATCACCGCAGACGAACCAAAATCTCCGGGAGGATTTGCCGGAAAACCTTGGGGCGCAGAAAAATTGTCCATCGCAGAACGTCATTACAAAGTCTTGGAAGCGGGCGTTGACCAATTTGGAGGAAACAACGACAAAGCTCCTGTTTTAGAAGCCTATCAAATGGGCGTGAAAGAACACGGCGAAAAAGCGTATCGTGCAAAATTTGAGCAGTCTGCGGTTCGTTTGCTGAGGAATTTCTTCAGAACCGGATTGTTTGAAAACCCTTATGTAAACACGGAAGAAACCAAGAAAATCGTTGGTAATCCTGAATTTATGAAAGCAGGTTACGAAGCTCAGGTAAAATCAATCGTGATGCTGAAAAACAAAGCCAGTATTCTTCCCATCAAAGAAAGAAAAACGGCTTACATTCCGAAGCGATATTCTCCGGCAACGTTCAACTGGTGGGGGATTTACACCGGACCATCTTTGGAATATCCTATCGATATCGAAAAAGTGAAGCAGCATTTTAATGTGACCGATGACCCTGCGAAAGCTGATTTTGCCTTGGTTTTTGTGAAAAGTCCGCACAGTGAAGAAGGCGGTTACAGCGATGTTGATGCCAAAGAGGGCGGAAACGGTTATGTCCCGATTTCTCTTCAGTACCAAACGTACACAGCAACCGAAGCCCGTGAAAAAAGTATCGCAGCAGGAGACCCTGTTGTTGCACCGACTGTACACGACAGAACCTTCAAAAACAAAACATCTACAGCGACCAACTTCACGGATTTGTTAGCCATTGAAAATGCGTACAAAGCAATGAACGGAAAACCGGTTATCGTTTCTATCACAGCTTCCAAGCCGATGATTTTTAATGAATTCGAAAAACACGCAGACGCAATTCTGATGAATTTCAACGTGTCAAATCAGGCAGTTGTGGATATTGTGACCGGAAAATACGAACCTTCAGGATTGCTCCCGCTTCAGATGCCTGCGAATATGGCGACGGTTGAAAAGCAGAAAGAAGACGTGCCTTACGATATGGAAACGCACAAAGATTCCGAAGGTCACCACTACGATTTCGGGTACGGAATGAACTGGTCTGGTGTGATTAAAGATGCCAGAACTCTAAAATATCATAAGCAATAG
- a CDS encoding nucleoside hydrolase, with protein sequence MKSFFNIASFFAAVAVSAQSPPVISEMDKYVKPRYRVIVNNDFGGDPDGLFQLVHQILSPSTEIRGIIGSHLKAGDPFDKSNITAENAVKKINETLEVMNLKNRFNVLQGSNAPLTDLKTPNISEGAKAIVAEAMKADEKNPLFVVCGAGLTEVASAYLIEPKIADKIVVVWIGGPEYPDLATPPPGYTPLEYNLGIDIKAAQVVFNESNLNIWQIPRNAYRQTLMSYAELLTKVNPEGKTGAYLTKKIEDLMEMVQKFNLKIGETYIMGDSPLVLLTALQSSFEADPSSSSYVIKNAPKINDSGLYEDNPKRRNIRVYTQLDTRLMFEDFYSKLKLFNNKK encoded by the coding sequence ATGAAATCATTTTTTAATATTGCTTCTTTTTTCGCGGCAGTGGCTGTGTCCGCACAGTCGCCTCCCGTGATTTCAGAAATGGACAAATACGTAAAACCTCGCTATCGCGTCATCGTCAACAATGATTTTGGTGGCGACCCGGATGGTTTATTTCAGCTCGTTCATCAGATTCTTTCGCCTTCTACAGAAATTAGAGGAATTATCGGTTCTCATCTGAAAGCAGGCGACCCGTTTGATAAATCAAATATTACCGCGGAAAATGCGGTGAAGAAAATCAACGAAACTTTGGAAGTAATGAATTTAAAAAACAGATTCAACGTTCTGCAAGGTTCCAATGCCCCATTGACGGATTTGAAAACACCCAATATTTCCGAAGGTGCAAAAGCCATCGTTGCAGAAGCGATGAAAGCAGATGAAAAGAACCCTTTGTTCGTAGTTTGCGGTGCAGGTTTGACGGAAGTGGCAAGTGCTTACCTAATTGAACCAAAAATCGCAGACAAAATTGTTGTCGTTTGGATTGGAGGTCCGGAATATCCCGATTTGGCAACGCCACCTCCTGGTTACACACCTTTGGAATACAATCTTGGAATCGATATCAAAGCAGCACAGGTTGTTTTCAACGAATCGAATTTAAACATTTGGCAAATTCCGAGGAATGCCTATCGACAAACTTTGATGTCTTACGCAGAACTCCTAACGAAAGTTAATCCTGAAGGAAAAACTGGAGCTTATTTAACCAAAAAGATTGAAGATTTAATGGAAATGGTTCAAAAATTCAATCTGAAAATCGGGGAGACTTACATAATGGGAGATTCACCGTTGGTTTTGCTGACAGCTTTACAATCATCATTTGAAGCCGACCCGTCATCAAGTTCTTATGTCATTAAAAATGCTCCTAAAATCAATGACAGCGGACTTTACGAAGACAATCCGAAACGAAGAAACATCAGAGTCTACACCCAACTCGATACCCGACTGATGTTCGAAGATTTCTACTCAAAACTAAAATTATTCAATAACAAAAAGTAA
- a CDS encoding helix-turn-helix domain-containing protein, with amino-acid sequence MRQQKTLGCSCPLGKAMSALGSKWKPIIVLVINNRKLRFGEIAARIAVISRKVLTDQLREMETDHLLTRQEFKETPPRVEYCLTEKGLALLPILELLEKWEAEYDMKTENTLT; translated from the coding sequence ATGAGACAGCAGAAAACATTAGGTTGCAGTTGCCCGCTGGGAAAGGCAATGTCGGCTTTGGGAAGCAAGTGGAAGCCGATCATCGTTTTGGTCATCAACAATAGAAAATTGCGCTTCGGTGAGATTGCCGCACGAATTGCTGTGATTTCCAGAAAAGTTTTAACAGATCAGTTGCGAGAAATGGAAACTGATCATCTTTTAACGAGACAAGAATTCAAGGAAACGCCGCCGAGAGTAGAGTATTGCCTTACAGAAAAAGGTCTGGCGCTTCTTCCCATCCTCGAACTTTTGGAAAAATGGGAAGCGGAGTATGATATGAAAACTGAAAATACTTTGACCTAA
- a CDS encoding NUDIX domain-containing protein, with product MDSKELISQRSNEAKEIFLPNLSADPVIFGFDQNELKVLLLKMNYRKLWFLPGGYVKKEEDLDDAVVRILRERAGVNAVSYLEEFGVFGKKNRSEDYFEDFDETLFHKQRFITIGYYALYNPSKIDLTVDEYSESCEWIYLSQLPDIEMAMDHKEIVEKALLTLREKISIKPIGINLLPEKFTLSELQKLYEAILGKELNRGNFYRKIKNLGILKKLDEQRKGGAHKAPDLYSFDEEIYNKALENGLISW from the coding sequence ATGGACTCTAAGGAATTAATCTCACAACGATCGAACGAAGCAAAAGAAATATTTCTCCCGAATCTTTCTGCAGACCCGGTGATTTTTGGATTTGACCAAAACGAACTGAAAGTTCTTCTGCTGAAAATGAATTACAGAAAACTATGGTTTTTGCCTGGAGGCTATGTCAAAAAGGAAGAGGACTTGGACGACGCCGTAGTGAGAATTTTAAGAGAAAGAGCTGGCGTGAACGCCGTTTCTTACCTGGAGGAGTTTGGTGTTTTTGGAAAAAAGAACAGAAGTGAAGATTACTTCGAAGACTTTGATGAGACCTTGTTCCACAAACAAAGGTTTATCACAATTGGGTATTACGCCTTATACAATCCATCTAAAATCGATTTGACGGTGGACGAATATAGTGAGAGTTGTGAATGGATCTACCTCAGCCAACTTCCGGATATCGAAATGGCTATGGACCATAAAGAGATTGTGGAAAAAGCTTTGCTGACATTGCGCGAAAAGATCTCGATCAAGCCAATTGGTATCAATCTTCTACCAGAAAAATTTACGCTGTCTGAGCTCCAAAAATTATATGAAGCCATTCTCGGAAAAGAACTTAACCGAGGAAATTTCTATCGAAAAATAAAGAATCTTGGAATTCTAAAAAAACTGGACGAACAAAGAAAAGGTGGTGCTCACAAAGCGCCAGACCTCTACTCTTTTGATGAGGAAATTTACAACAAAGCGCTTGAAAACGGTTTGATCAGTTGGTAA
- a CDS encoding TonB-dependent receptor, with amino-acid sequence MRKSLTKISALGLMLSFATVFGQEKTDSLAVKSAINAAAKNEEGVKTVTTSSKEDNNRNVMLNAANNTSPRDVNIGLPSTVGGITILENDLPAVYFFWPELPNKTWRQSVGLEKTGLLKMDQLANTMGDLGFAVNSYSQTGTKDFKLKGKFTTSTFGWLQGDVNVSGPISKNGWTYTVGAFANFDPSTYKLGFTRNVDETKIFRAGVTKYFNDDKGKISIQYKYADSYSITNYAVFQYGPEGKVTELDNFRIGRDSYVVRDGQIKMKDIFSGQTYWANMDGNDSRNTSHNIDIFGNYLLNNGWNFKFSTKAHFATAKSSNIIPLSIFNADATSGYTIASTGQAYTGAVGTQLAMHTPSTPITNIAGRFSLNKQIGNHNVTVGVLEQYYNIDKFTSNRSFFFQTIEPQPQRLIGPTTDADGFYNYNAGGEFHSGTENKLSIYGTDEWKVSDNFNLSYGLHLKNHILDGEYSLTPRTVGFNFTHPSQFNQINQSFYQIGGSLNATYNISKNFGVIANALYTEENRRLESYSQAFEPNTNKIKSPLGALGIFWNTDYIQLISQATYLKKNNNLNRYNLVNPANTTQAQNVTVYYDIQTIGWTTDFVIKPFKGFNLHYLLTLQNPVYKKFNFNAFETAYDYNDNNVLGVAKVLMEIDPSYTVDKWRFWASFRYFSKQYANLTNALYFAPRWETFGGVSYTVNKNINLGATVINFLNQRGASGTINGAELITDANPYYGKLLTGTYIMPLTGQFSVSFNF; translated from the coding sequence ATGAGAAAATCTTTAACTAAAATTTCAGCTCTTGGACTGATGCTTTCCTTCGCCACAGTTTTTGGACAGGAAAAGACAGACAGTCTTGCAGTGAAAAGCGCAATCAATGCTGCTGCAAAAAATGAAGAAGGCGTAAAAACTGTGACCACGTCTTCCAAAGAAGACAACAACAGAAACGTAATGTTGAACGCAGCCAACAACACGAGTCCAAGGGACGTGAATATCGGTTTGCCATCAACAGTAGGTGGAATTACCATCCTTGAAAACGATTTGCCTGCCGTTTATTTCTTCTGGCCCGAACTTCCAAACAAAACCTGGAGACAGAGTGTCGGCTTGGAAAAAACCGGATTATTGAAAATGGACCAGCTTGCAAATACAATGGGCGACCTTGGTTTTGCAGTGAACTCTTATTCTCAAACCGGAACTAAAGATTTTAAATTAAAAGGAAAGTTCACAACCAGTACTTTTGGTTGGTTGCAAGGAGACGTGAATGTTTCCGGACCGATTTCTAAAAATGGCTGGACGTACACCGTTGGGGCTTTTGCCAACTTCGACCCGAGCACTTATAAATTGGGTTTTACAAGAAATGTTGATGAAACAAAGATTTTCAGAGCAGGTGTGACCAAATATTTTAATGATGATAAAGGAAAAATCTCGATTCAATACAAGTACGCGGATTCTTACAGCATTACCAATTACGCCGTTTTCCAATACGGACCGGAAGGTAAAGTAACTGAGCTCGACAATTTCAGAATAGGTAGAGATTCTTACGTCGTAAGAGACGGGCAAATCAAAATGAAAGACATCTTTTCCGGACAAACCTACTGGGCAAATATGGACGGAAATGACAGCAGAAATACTTCTCACAACATCGATATTTTCGGTAATTATTTACTGAACAACGGCTGGAATTTCAAATTCTCAACGAAAGCACACTTTGCTACCGCGAAATCTTCCAACATTATTCCTTTAAGTATTTTCAATGCTGATGCGACTTCGGGCTACACGATTGCTTCAACAGGTCAGGCCTACACCGGAGCAGTGGGAACGCAGCTGGCAATGCACACGCCTTCAACACCGATTACCAATATTGCAGGACGTTTTTCACTGAACAAACAAATAGGAAATCACAATGTGACGGTTGGAGTCTTAGAACAATATTATAACATTGATAAATTTACTTCGAACAGGTCGTTTTTCTTCCAGACTATTGAACCACAGCCTCAAAGACTGATTGGCCCTACAACGGATGCAGACGGTTTTTACAACTACAATGCAGGAGGTGAATTCCACAGTGGAACGGAAAATAAACTTTCAATATACGGAACCGACGAGTGGAAAGTTTCTGATAATTTCAACTTAAGCTACGGCTTGCATTTGAAAAACCACATCTTAGACGGAGAATATTCACTAACACCGAGAACGGTAGGTTTCAACTTTACACACCCAAGCCAGTTTAATCAAATCAATCAAAGTTTTTACCAGATTGGAGGTAGTTTGAACGCAACTTACAACATCAGCAAAAACTTCGGTGTTATCGCAAATGCTTTATATACCGAGGAAAACAGAAGACTGGAAAGTTATTCTCAGGCTTTCGAACCGAATACCAACAAGATTAAAAGTCCGTTGGGAGCGTTGGGAATTTTCTGGAACACAGATTACATTCAGTTGATTTCTCAGGCAACTTATCTTAAAAAGAATAATAACCTGAACAGATACAACTTAGTCAACCCTGCAAACACAACTCAGGCTCAAAACGTTACGGTTTACTATGATATTCAGACGATTGGATGGACAACCGATTTTGTAATCAAACCTTTCAAAGGATTTAACCTGCATTATCTATTGACTTTGCAGAATCCTGTGTACAAGAAATTCAATTTCAATGCTTTCGAAACAGCTTACGATTACAACGACAACAATGTGTTAGGTGTTGCAAAAGTGTTGATGGAAATCGACCCAAGTTATACGGTTGACAAATGGAGATTCTGGGCAAGTTTCAGATATTTCTCAAAACAATACGCAAACCTTACGAATGCTTTATACTTCGCACCAAGATGGGAAACTTTCGGTGGAGTAAGTTATACGGTGAACAAAAACATCAACCTCGGCGCAACAGTTATCAACTTCCTGAACCAAAGAGGGGCGAGCGGAACCATTAACGGAGCCGAATTGATTACCGATGCCAATCCATATTACGGAAAACTGTTGACGGGAACCTACATTATGCCATTGACAGGACAGTTTTCTGTAAGCTTTAATTTCTAA
- a CDS encoding NADH:flavin oxidoreductase: MSLDALFTPFTYKNLHLKNRIVMAPMTRAFSDNGVPTQQIADYYARRAGSEIGLILSEGTVINRPASKNIQNIPDFFGTEALKGWKNVIDSVHQNGGKMGPQIWHVGDTRSSPDYPTTEMEKASTMTLEDIQDTIAQFAASAKSAKDLGFDVLEIHGAHGYLIDQFFWEVTNTRTDEYGGKTLMERSKFAVDIIKAMRAAVGPDFTIIIRLSQWKQQDYKSRLATTPEEMEEWLVPMKEAGVDIFHCSQRRFWEPEFEGSDLNFAGWAKKLTGQPTITVGSVGLNGDFMGAFAGQGSEKSDLSELLKRLDRQDFDLVAVGRAILSDYEWAKKVKEGRFDEISDFAGESLGVLY, encoded by the coding sequence ATGAGTTTAGACGCATTATTCACGCCGTTCACATACAAAAACCTTCATCTCAAAAACAGGATCGTAATGGCTCCAATGACAAGAGCCTTTTCCGACAATGGTGTTCCAACGCAACAGATCGCAGATTATTACGCAAGAAGAGCCGGGTCAGAAATCGGATTGATATTATCAGAAGGAACCGTCATCAACAGACCTGCTTCCAAGAATATCCAAAACATCCCGGACTTTTTTGGAACAGAAGCTTTGAAAGGTTGGAAAAACGTGATCGATTCTGTCCATCAAAATGGCGGAAAAATGGGACCTCAGATCTGGCACGTTGGCGATACGAGAAGTTCCCCAGACTATCCCACAACGGAGATGGAAAAAGCTTCGACAATGACCCTGGAAGACATCCAAGATACAATTGCACAATTTGCAGCATCAGCCAAATCGGCGAAAGACCTTGGGTTTGATGTACTTGAAATTCACGGCGCACACGGCTACTTGATCGACCAATTTTTCTGGGAAGTGACCAATACAAGGACTGATGAATATGGTGGAAAAACTTTGATGGAAAGAAGCAAATTTGCTGTCGATATCATCAAAGCAATGAGAGCTGCAGTGGGACCAGATTTCACAATCATCATCCGACTTTCCCAATGGAAACAGCAGGATTACAAAAGCCGACTGGCGACGACTCCAGAAGAAATGGAAGAATGGCTTGTACCAATGAAGGAAGCAGGTGTGGACATATTCCATTGCTCACAGCGAAGATTCTGGGAGCCGGAATTCGAAGGTTCTGACCTCAATTTTGCAGGTTGGGCAAAGAAATTGACAGGACAACCGACCATCACAGTTGGATCTGTGGGACTAAACGGTGATTTTATGGGCGCCTTTGCAGGACAAGGTTCTGAGAAAAGTGACCTATCGGAATTATTAAAAAGATTAGATCGTCAGGATTTTGACCTTGTAGCTGTCGGAAGAGCAATCTTAAGCGACTACGAATGGGCAAAGAAAGTGAAAGAAGGAAGATTTGATGAGATTTCAGATTTTGCCGGAGAAAGTTTAGGCGTTCTTTATTAA